Part of the Streptomyces sp. f51 genome is shown below.
TGAGCGGGTTGCACAACTCGACACGGTTGCCGCCGGGTTCGTACACGTAGAGGAAGAACGTCTGCTGGATGGCGTGCTTGTGCGGGCCCGTCTCGATGAACACCCCGGTGTCGAGGGCGAGATCGGCGGCGCGCAGGATGTCCTCGCGGGTGTCCGTGGCGAACGCGATGTGGTGCAGGCGTCCGCTCGAACCCGTCCAGTCCTCGGTGTAGACGACGTCGTACGACTTGCTGCTGAAGGTCAGCCACTGGGCCGCGATCCGCCCGCTGTCGAGCCGGATCTGCTCGGTCGGGCGGGCCCCGAGCGCGTCGCGGACGAAGTCCCCGTTCGCGGCGACGTCCGAGGCGAGGTAGTTCACGTGGTCCAGGCGCCGTACGCCGACCCCGTGGCCGGGTTTGGCCTGCGGCTGGTTCTTCAGCCCGGGCTTCAGGTGGTCCGGCGCCTCGTACCACTCGCTCTCCCAGTACAGGGCGAGTTCATGGCCGTCGGGATCGGTGGTGACGTACAGCGGGCCGATGCCGGGTTCGTCGCTCACCCAGCGCCCCTCGCGGCCGGCGCCCTCGATCTCCTTGACCCGGCGGTGGAGCGCCTCCTCGCTGGAGGCGCGCAGGGCGGTGCGCCGGATGCCCGAGGTCGTGTGGGCGGTGAGGGTCAGACTGTGGTGTTCGTAGTCGTCCCAGGTCCGCAGGTGGACGGAGTCTCCGGAGCGGCCGTTCTCGGTCAGGCCGAGGTACTCCGTGAAGAACCGGACGCTGGCGTCCAGGTCGGGGGTGAGCAGTTCGACGTGCCCGAGGTGGGCGATGTCGCCGAGCGGCGGGGCCATGGGGCCTCCTCAGGGTTGGTGTGCGGCTCCGGCCGGCCGGGGGAAGACCGTGCCGTCGAAGATCTTGCGTGCGGTGCGGACGACGGCGGTGCGCCGGGCCACGGGGGTCTCGTCCCCGGGGCCGAACTCGACTCCCGCTTCGATGTCGAGGAATCCGGTGGGGTGTTCGATACGCAGCCGGTCGCCCCGTCCCGGCAGCCGCGCCGGCACCTGTCCGACACCCCCCTCCACCCGCAGCCCGGCGGCCACGCTCGCCGCGCCGAGGACGCCGATGGAGGTGTGGCAGCGCACCGGGATGAAGGTGCGGGTCGTGACGGCTCCGCCGTGGCGGGGCGGGGCGAGCAGGGTCAGTTTGGGCACGGTGGCGTTCTCGACGTCCCCGAGCCCCATCAGCCGGCCCGCCTCCAGGTGGATCACGCGGAGACGGTCCGCCAGGGTCTGGTCCGCTTCCAGGTCCTCCGGGTTCTCGTATCCGGTGACGCCCAGCGAGGACGCGGCGATCAGTACGGTCGGCATCCCGTTGTCCACGCAGGTCACGGGGATTCCGTCGACGAGGTCCCGGGCCTGCCCCGTCGGCAGCAACGGAGCACTTCCGCGCGGGAATTCGACGACCACGGGCGCCGCGGTCCCGGGCACCCCGGAGATCTCGGCATCGCCCTCGTAGACGACCCGCCCGCCTTCGGTGGGGAAGGTCGCGAGCGCGAGGTCACCCGAGTTGACCATGCGGATGCGGACCGACGTGACCCCCTCCCCCGGCGCGACCAGTCCGCGTTCGACGGCGAACGGGCCGACCCCGGCGAGGAGGTTCCCGCAGTTCTGACGGTCCGACACCTCGGCCTTGTCGAGCGCGACTTGGAGGAACAGGTAGTCGACGTCGGCTGCGGGGTCGGTGGAGGCGGAGACCACGGCCACCTTGCTGGTCAGCGGATGCCCGCCGCCCAGGCCGTCGATCTGGCGCGGGTCGGGGCTGCCCATGACCCTCAGCAGCAGCCCGTCCCGTTCTTGGGCGTCGACGGGCAGGTCACCGGCGAGGAAGTAGGCGCCCTTCGAGGTGCCGCCACGCAGGAGCATGCAGCGCACCCCCGCGGATCCGGTCACGGCGCGGCTCCGCCTCCGAAGCGGAGCCCGCTCATGACGCGGCTCCGTCCCGGAAGCGGGGCCCGCTCACGGCGCGGCTCCCGGCTCCACCCGGGGAAACGGCCCCGCTCACGGCGCGGCTCCGTCCCGTACGTGGTCCTCGTACGCCGTGTAGGTCACGCCCAGGCGTGCCAGCGTCTCGCGCAACCCGTAGCGGTCCAGGCCGAGTTCGCCGTCGAGGAAGGCGGCGCGGGCCAGCGCCTCCTTGCGCTCGCGGGCCGCGGAGGCCTCGGCGACCTCGCGGGCCTTCTCGCGCGGCACGCACACCACGCCGTCGTCGTCGGCGAGGATCACGTCGCCGGGCCGGACGATCTGGCCGCCGACGGACACCGGTACGTTCACCGAGCCGCCGGTCGCCTTCACGGTGCCCTGCGGGCTGACGGCGGCGGACCAGGCGGGAAAGCCCATCGCGCGCAGTTCGGCGGTGTCCCGGATGCCCGCGTTGATGACCAGTCCGCGCACGCCGCGCCGGCGCAGCGCGGTGGCGAACAGCTCCCCGAACATGCCGTCGGTGGAGGGCGAGGTGGTGGTGACGACCAGGAGGTCGCCCTCGCCGCACTGTTCGACGGCGGCGTGGATCATGAGGTTGTCGCCGGGCCAGGACAGCACGGTGACCGCGGTGCCCGCGGCGCGGACGCCCTGCTGGATCGGGCGCAGACCGGTTCCGAGCAGGCCCGTGCGGCCCATCGCCTCGTGCACCGTGGCGGTGCCGTACGCGGCGATCGCCTCGACGTCCTTCGCGTCCGCCCTCGGCGGGCCGGTGACGATCACGCCGCTCATGCCAGCTCCCTCGCGATCTGCGGGAAGGGGCGCATGAACGCCTCGGCCATGGTCCCGTGCGCCAGGCCCAGGTTGGGGCCGGCGTTGCGCTTGAGCTGGACGCCGCGGCGGACGGCGAGGTCGGTGTAGTAGTCCCACAGGTGCCGCTGGGCGCCGAGGCATTCCATCGCCTCGCGCTTGGTCGCCCACACGTCGGTGATGTCCAGGAGGACCTCGGGCCTGAAGCCGCTCATCTCGGGCTGGTGGGGTTCGAAGTAGAAGACGGGCGGGGCGCCGATGATCTCGCCCTCGCCGGGGTAGCCGATGGCCTGGGCGAGGACGCGGGCCTCCAGGGCCATCCGGCTGGCGGCGGGGTGGTCGCCGTTGTACGGGTCCTCGGTGGGGTGGGTGAGCACAACGTCGGGCTGGGTCTCGCGGTACAGCGTCACCAACTGGTCGGTGAGTTCGGCGGTGGCGGTCAGCGGGTAGTCGCCCGCGTCGAAGAAGCGGACGGCGGCGCCGAGGGTGGCGGCGGCCTTCTCGGCCTCCGCACGGCGTATCGCCTTGATCTCGTCCAGCTTCCTGCCCTCGCGCCAGGCCTTCGCGGACTCGCCGCGTTCACCGAAGGTCAGGCACGCGATCGTGACCCTCTCCCCCCGGGAGGCGGCCAGGGCGATGGCTCCCCCGGCCCGCCACACGAAGTCTCCGGCGTGCGCGGTGACGACCAGCGTCGACCTGGGCGGGCGCCCCCCGGGCGGGGCGGGGGGCTCGGGGGCGGGGGCGTGGCCGTGCGTCATCGCGGCAATCTCCTTGGTGGACAGGTGGGCGCCCGCCTCGGCCGTCCGCCGTGTCGCGCGTCGCCGCGCGGTACGTCAGTCGCGCAGCGCTTCGATCACGCTGCCGAGGTGGGCGCGGACGGCCGCTTCGGCCGCCTGCGGGTCCCTGGCCCCGATCGCCTCGATCATGGCCAGGTGTTCACTCAGGGACTGCTGGGCACGGCCCGGACGCAAGGCCAACTGGAAGCGGTGGCGCACCAGTTGGGCGTTGAGCCGTTCCAGGAGCTCCAAGGCCGTGCGCTGGCCGGAGAACTCCCTGATCCGGGCGTGGACTTCGTGGTTGAGCTCGGAGTAGGTGACCGGTTCGCCGTCGGCGACCGCCTTGACCATGGCGTCGCCCAGGCCGGCCAGCTCGGCGAGCTGGTCGTCGGTGGCCAGGACGGCCGCCTTGGCGGCGCAGAGCCCTTCGAGCGCCATGCGGCACTCGGTGATGGCGACCGCTTCCTCCACGGTCACCACCCGGACGCGTGATCCGCGGTTGCGGATCCGCTCGACCAGTCCCTCCGATTCCAGCTCGATCAGCGCCGCCCGCGCGCTGGCCCGGGTGACCCCGAACTGCTCGGCGAGTTCGTTCTCCACCAGCCGCTGGGCCGGTGCCATCTCTCCGCGCAGAATCGCCTGCCGCAGCTGCACCAACGCGTGCTGCTTGGCCTGCTCGCCGGTGCCTGGACGGGCTTCCTTCTGCATTGCGCCCTCCCTGAGTGAGTGCCTGTCGAACGTAAATCTAGACCAACAAGATTGTCAACAATTTTGTTCGTCATGTTGCCGACCGTGGTGTGCGCGGAACCCGCGGGTCCGGTGACCTGGCCCGACGGGAGTCGCCGGACAGGCCCTACCGCCACCCGCCGCACACCGCTTGTGGCGCGCCGGGGACGGCCCCACCATGAACCTCGTCCGTCACAGCCCGACTCAGCCTCGGCCGAAGGGACTTACCGCATGCGCGCCTCGCTCCGCACCGGTTCGGCGGGATTCGCCGCCCTGTGTCTGACCCTCGTCGCCGCCCCAGCCCACGCGACTCCGCCGGGCCCCGGGGTCAGCGGCAAGGTCCTCGCGCAGACCACCGTCGACGGGACGGACTACACCTTGAGGGAGATCACCATCCCTCCCGGCCAGGCGACCGGCTGGCACTACCACGACGGCCCGCTCTACGGGTACGTCAAGCAGGGCACCCTCAGCCACTACGACTCCACGTGCGCGCGGGACGGCCTCTACCGCAGGGGCGACTCCCTCACCGAGCCGCCCGGTCCCGGCAACGTCCACATCGGGCGCAACCTCGGCAGCAAGCCGCTGGTCCTCGACGTCCTCTACGTACTGCCGCACGGCTCGCCCTTCTCCGAGGACGCCCCGAACCCCGGCTGCGCCTTCCAGTAGGCCCCAGCGGGTTCGGGGGAGCACCTGCCCGACCGGCACCGGATGGAGTGAGACCGGTCCGGGGTGACAACGACCCCGCCCTGGTCGGGGCGGGGCCGTCGTCGGCCGCGGGCGTCGGCGGCCGTCGGCAGCGGCGGGCGCCGTCAGCCGCGCGGCCGTACGCGGTCACCCGACCCGCGGCTCGCGCGGCGGGGCCGCGGTCACCGGACCCGCGGCTCCTGCACCGGGGCCGGTGCCAGACCCGCGGGGCGGGTGGTGAAGACGCCCCGGCCCTGGGTCCGGCTGCGCAACCGGGTCGCGTAGCCGAAGAGTTCGGCCAGCGGCACGGTGGCGGTGACCACCGACGTGCCCACCCGGGCGAGCGAGCCCGAGACCCGGCCGCGCCGGGCCGCGAGGTCCCCGAGCACCCCGCCCACGGCCTCCTCCGGAACCGTGACGGTGACCTCGGCCACGGGTTCCAGCAGGACCATGGCACTGGCGCGCAGCGCCTCACGCAGCCCGAACCGGCCGGCCGCGCGGAACGCCGTCTCCGAGGAGTCCTTCACATGGGTCGCCCCGTCGGTCAGGGTGACGCGCAGCCCGGTCACCGGGTGACCGCCGAGGGGACCCTCGGCGAGCGCGTCCCGGCAGCCCGCCTCCACGGCACGGACGTACTCCTGCGGCACCCGGCCGCCGACGACCGCCGACCTGAAGACGAAGCCCGTCGCCGCGCCCCCGGCACCGTCCGGGTCCGTCCCCAGCGGTTCCACGTCGAGGACGACATGGGCGAACTGCCCCGCGCCGCCGTCCTGTTTGACATGCCGGTACACCAGACCGGACACCCCGCGGGCCACCGTCTCCCGGTAGGACACCCTCGGCCGCCCGACGGTGACGTCGAGGCCGTGCGCGCGCCGTACCTTCTCCACCGCCACCTCCAGATGCAGTTCTCCCATGCCAGACAGCACTGTCTGCCCGGTCTCCGGGTCGGTGCGGACGACGAGCGAGGGGTCCTCCTCGGCCAGCCGTGCCAGCGCCGAGGCCAGCCGGTCGGTCTCGGTGCTCCTGCGCGCCTCGACCGCCACGGACACCACCGGATCGGCGACGAGGGGCGGTTCGAGGAGCAGCGGCGCCGCGGGGGCGCACAGGGTCGCCCCGGCCCGGGCGGACTTCGGCCCGATCACGGCGACGATGTCCCCGGCCACCGCGCGCTCCAGCTCCGTGTGCCGGTCGGCCCGCACGCGCAGGATGCGCGCGACCCGCTCGGTGCGTCCCGTGCCGGTGTCCAGCACCGTCTGTCCCTTCTCCACCGTGCCCGCGTAGACACGCAGATACGTCATCCGTCCGGTCGCGGTGGCGTTCACCTTGAACACCAGCGCCGCGAACGGCGCTTGGGGGTCCGCGGCCCGTTCCTGCTCCGTGCCGTCGTGCGTGCCGCGGACGGCGGGCACGTCGAGCGGCGAGGGCAGGTAGGCCACCATCGCGTCGAGCAGCGGTTCGACACCGCGGTTGCGGTAGGCCGATCCGCACAGCACGACCACGCCCTCACCGGTGAGGGTGAGGTCGCGGAGCGCCGCCGCGAGGGTCCGGGCCGAGAGGGTGGAGCGTTCGCAGAACTCCTCCAGGGCCGCCGGATGGAGTTCGGCGACCGCCTCCTCCAGGAGCCGGCGCCGTCGCCCCGCCTCCTCCAGCAGGTCCTGCGGCACCGGGATCTCCTCGGCGGACTCGGCGCCGTCGGCCCACACGAGCGCGCGCATCCGCAGCAGGTCGACGACGCCGGTGAAGGTGTCCTCGGTGCCGATCGGCAACTGGACGACCAGGGGCGCCGGATGCAGCCTGTCGCGGATCGAGTCGACGGCGGCGTCCAGGTCGGCGCCCGCGCGGTCCAGCTTGTTCACGAAGGCGATCCGGGGGACGCCGTGCCGGTCGGCCCGCCGCCACACCGACTCGCTCTGCGGCTCCACGCCGGCCACGGCGTCGAACACCGCGACGGCGCCGTCGAGGACGCGGAGCGAGCGCTCCACCTCGTCGGAGAAGTCGACGTGGCCCGGGGTGTCGAGCAGGTTGATCCGGTGGCCGGCCCAGGCGCAGGTGACGGCCGCGGCGAAGATGGTGATGCCGCGGTCGCGCTCCTGCGGGTCGAAGTCGGTGACGGTGGTGCCGTCATGGACCTCGCCGCGTTTGTGGACGGTGCCGGTGAGATAGAGGATCCGTTCGGTCACGGTGGTCTTCCCGGCGTCCACGTGGGCGAGGATGCCCAGGTTGCGGACGGCGGCGAGGGGGTCGGTGACAGTGCCGGTGGGGTGGAGGTGAAGGTCGGTACGCACGGCCGAGGGCCTTTCGGACGATCCGGAGACGGGTCGGCGCGATTCCCGGACGACACACCTGTGATCAGGCGGTGGCGGACCTCCGCCGGGCACGGCGTTCGGCGACCGGGTGTGCGGTCGCCGCCGTACGGGCGGGGGTCAGAGGGTCGTCGCGGGTGTCCGGTTCCGGCCGCGCAGCCGGTACCGGGCCCGGGAGGACACCAGGATCACCTCGTACTGTGACGGGGGGACGACGACAGCGGTGCGGTAGCGCACGGCCTGCTCCCCTCGTTCGTCACGGCACACACGCGCTCGGAGCGGCGGTGTGTGATTCCGTGGCGAGTCTAGGGAACCCGACGCGCGCTCGGCACCGGATTTTCCGGGGCGGTCCGGCGACCCCTCGACCGCGCCGCGGCGGGTCGGTCACGCCCGCGATACGTTCGCCCTGTCACCGCCCGTCTGGGCAACCGCAGTTATCCGACGTCAGGATGGTCATGCGCGAGGAAGCGATCGTCGAGGCAGCCGCCGGAGTTCATCTGGTGCACGGCAGCAACACGAACTGGGTGGTGCTGTCCGAGGGCGACTCCGTCACCCTGATCGACACGGGATATCCCGGCGACCGCGAGCAGTTGCTGGCGTCGCTGAAGACCCTCGGCCACGCGCCCGAGGCCGTGACCGCCGTGCTCGTCACCCACGCGCACAGCGACCACCTCGGCTCGGCCGAGTTCCTGAACCACACGTACGGAACGCCCGTCCAGCTGCACGAGGCCGAAGTGCCCCACGCGCGCCGCGAGTTCCTCCACCAGGTGAGCATCGGGCAGGTGATGCGGCAGGCGTGGCGCCCGGGCGTGCTGCCCTGGGCCGTGCACGCCATCCGGTCGGGCGGCACGGCGGACGTGACCATGACGAAGCCCGAGGCCTTTCCGCACGCGGGCCCGCTCGATCTGCCCGGCCGGCCCGTCCCGGTGCACACACCCGGCCACACGCCGGGCCACTGCGTGTACCACCTGCCGGAGGCCGGGGTGCTCATCTCCGGTGACGCCCTGGTGAGCGGTCACCCCACCTCCCGGATACGGGGCCCGCAGCTGCTGCCGAAGATGTTCGACACCGAGCGCGCCGGCGCCCTGGCCTCGCTCGAACGCATCGAGGCCCTCGACGCCGATGTGCTGCTGCCCGGACACGGTCCCCTGCACCGCGCGCCGGTGGGCGAGGCGGCTCGGCGCGCCAGGGAGCTGGCGGGCTGACCGCGGCCGTGCCGGGGGTGACCGTCTCGCCGGTCACCCCCGGCGAGCGCCGGGCCGCTCGCCCCCGGCGCCGCCGAACCGCTCGCCCCCGGCACAGCCGAACCGATCACCCTCGATCGCCGCCGGGCCGGGCGCCCGCTTGACGCAGGGGACAAGCGGGCGCAGAGTTGTACATATACGTCGTAAACATACGTCGTCATCCGCTTCGTCCGGGAGCGCCGCCCCGGCGTACCGGCGCCGCACCCCCCGTGCCGGCGCGGCGCTCCCCTCGCCGACCGTCGCCCGCGCACACGAAGGAGCCGGGCCCATGAGTGCCCCCTCGACCATTCTCGTCACGGGCGGCGCAGGATTCATCGGAAGTCACGCCTGTGTCGAACTCCTCGACCACGGTTACGAGTTGATCGTGGTCGACGACTACTCCAACAGCAGTCCACAGGTCTTCGCCCGCGTGGAACGCATCGCGGGCCGTTTCCTCGGCACCATCTACGAGCTGGACATCCGTGATCGGCGCGCACTGTCGGCGGTCTTCGACCGCCACTCCGTTGACGCCGTCGTGCACTTTGCCGCGCACAAGGCCGTCGGCACGTCGACACGCATGCCCATCGACTACTACGACACGAACGTCGGCGGAACGACCGCGCTGCTGAACACCATGCACGAGCACGACGTGCACCAGCTCGTCTTCTCCTCGTCCTGTTCCGTGTACGGCGATGCCGGCCACGGACCGCTCGACGAGTCCACCCCGACCCGGCCCACGAATCCGTACGCCGCCTCCAAGCTGATCTGCGAGCAGATCCTCGCCGACGTCTGCCGCCGTCGCCCCGAGTACACCGTGCTGTGCCTGCGGTACTTCAACCCCGCGGGCGCCCATCCCAGCGGGCTCCTGGGCGAGGACCCCAGCGGTTCCCCGGACAACCTGCTGCCGAACCTGGCCCAGGTGGCCGTCGGGCGGCGGGAGCGCCTGCGCGTCTTCGGCGACGACTACCCGACGGCGGACGGCACCGCGATCCGCGACTATCTGCACGTCATGGACACCGTCGAGGCCCATCGTGTCGCGCTCGACCACCTCGCGGACGGGACCGGTATGCACGTCTACAACCTCGGTATCGGCAAGGGGAGTTCGGTCCTCGACGTGGTGTCCGCCTTCTCCGCGGCCTGCGGTAGTCCCGTGCCCTACTCGATGGTGCCGCGCCGGCCCGGCGATGTCGCCGAGCTCGTCGCGGACGCCTCCGCCGTCGCCCGTGCCTGGGGCTGGCACCCGTCACGGGACCTCGCCGACATGTGCCGGGACGCGTGGCGGTTCCAGGAGCTCAACCCGTACGGCTACGCCGGATCCGCCCGTCGCCCGTCCGACAAGGACTGACGTCCGACGAGGACCGGCTCCCCGACCTGCGCCGAACTCCGGCACCGACTCCGACACCCGCGGAGGTACCCGCCCGCTACCCCGCCGCCGCGGGCTCCGCCAGCAGGAACGCGGTCTCCACCAGCGCGATGTGACTGGACGCCTGCGGCGCGTTGCCCAGTTGGCGGCCGGCGTCGGGGTCCCACTGCTCCGAGAGCAGACCGAGGTCGTTGCGGATCCCCAGCACCCGCTCGAAGACCTCCGTCGCCTCCTCCCGGTGGCCGGTCGTGGCGAGCGCGTCGGCGTACCAGAGCGAACACGCCACGAACGCGCCCTCGCCGCCCGGCATCCCGTCCACACCGTGCACGCCGTGGCCGTTCGGCACGTACCGCCGTACGAACCCGCCGTGGGACAGGTCCCGCATCGCCCGTACGGTGCCGCGCACCCTCTCGTCCCCCGCGGGCAGAAAGCCGAGACGGGGTATCAGCAGCGCGGAGGCGTCCAGGTCCGTCGAGCCGTACGACTGCACGAAGGCCCCCCGGCCGGCGTCCCATCCCTCCCGGCACACCTGCCGGTGGACCTCGTCCCGCAGGGCCCGCCACGCGTCCGAGGAGCCGTTCCTGCCGAGGAGCTCGCCCATGCGCAGCGCGCGGTCGGCCGCCACCCAGGTCATGACCTTGGAGTGGACGAACTGCCGTGCCGGTCCCCGCACTTGCCACAGCCCCTGGTCCGGCTCGCGCCAATGGCGGCCGAGGTGGCTCATCATGCCCTCCACGAGCCTCCACAGATGACCCGGTACGGGGATGCCCGCGCGCAGCGACAGCAGGAGCGCGTCGAGCACCTCGCCGTACACGTCGAGCTGGAACTGGCTCACCGCGGAGTTCCCGAAGCGGACCGGGCGGGAGTCCTCGTATCCGGGCAGCCAGGGTGCCTCCGTCTCCGGGAGCAGCCGCTGTCCGGCGACGCCGTACACGGTCTGGAGATCGGCGGGTTCCCCGGCGATGGCCCGTACCAGCCAGCCGAGCCAGGCCGTCGCCTCCTCGCGGTAACCGCCGCGCAGCAGACAGGACAGGGTCAGCGCGGAGTCCCGCAGCCAGCAGTAACGCTGGTCCCAGTTGCGTTCGCCGCCGATGAGGCCGGGCAGCGAGGTGGTCGGGGCGGCCACGATGCCGCCGGTGGGCGCGTAGGTGAGCGCCTTCAGCGTGATCAGGGACCGCACCACGGCCTCGCGCCAGGGTCCCTGGTAGCGGCACTGGGCCGCCCAGCGCCGCCAGAAGTCACCGGTCTCCTTGAGCACCGTCTCCGCCGGGACGGACAGCGGTGCGGGCGGTTCGGTCCGGTACGAGGGCGCCCACACGAACGTGAGGGTCGTCCTGCGCCCGGCCCGCACGGTGAACTCGTGGACGGTGGAGCCGTCGGCGCCGGGTTCCGCCTCCAGACCCTCCGCGTTCAGCCAGACGGCGTCGGGTCCGGCAACCGCCACCGTGCAGACCTCGCCGGCCTGGATCCAGGGCACCACCCTGCCCTGGTGGAAGCGCAGCCGCAGTTCGCTGCGCATGGGTACGGATCCCCACAGACCTTCCACCACGCGGACGACGCAGGGCAGTTGACTGCGCGGTGGCATGAAGTCGATGACCCGGACCGCGCCCGTGTCCGTCTCCCAGCGGGACTCCAGGACGAGGGTGTCCTGGCGGTAGGCCCGGCTCGCGCAGTGCGGCCGCTCGGCCCGGGAGACGGGCGCGATCCGCCAGAATCCGTTGTCCGGTGTCCCCAGCATCGCGGCCAGGGCGGCCGGCGAGTCGAAGCGGGGCAGGCACAGCCAGTCGATGGAACCGTCCCTGCCAACCATGGCAGCGGTTTCCAGATCGCTGATGAGGGCGTAGTCCTCGATGGGTGCGTTCATGATCGAAGCCACGCCGCCGTGTTCTTTGCCGCCTTTCCAGCATACGGCGGTGGCCCCGAAGCGCATCCTGACCAGGCGATTTCCGGGGCGCCCCGGACCGTCGCGGAGAGCCGGAGGAGTTCGCTGACACGCATACGGATAAGCTGACACGCATACGGATAAAGGGGGACCCGGGGAGCTTTCCACCCGAATAGCTTGCATTTACGCTGTATGCATACGCTTCACCCTCGTAGATGACAGAGTCGGCACAAGCGGGAATTTCGGGCGGGCGGCCTTACGGAGGCAGGGCATGGCCAGGGAACGGGCGCGGGACAAGGACGGCGAGGACGACGCCCCGGCGCGGCGGGCCAGCGACCGGGGCCACTACGGCCGGCTGAGCCGCGAACGCGTGCTCGCCGCCGCCCTGGACCTGGTGGACGAGGAGGGCCTCTCCGCGCTGAGCATGCGCCGGCTCGGCGCCCGGCTCGGCGTGGAGGCGATGGCCCTCTACCGGTACGCGGACGGCAAGGACGCCCTGCTGGACGGACTGGTGGAGGCCCTGTACCTGGAACTGGTGGAGCGCCTGTCCGCCGGTTCCCCGCCGGAGGGTGCCGCCTCGCCGGACCCGGCCGCGTGGCGCGCCGAACTCCACCGGATCGCACGGGCGATGTACGAGGTCTGTCTCGCTCATCCCCGGGCCGTGCCGTTGCTGTCCACCCGTATGCTCGCCGTCCCGTTGGCCAGGAGACCGCTCGCCGTGCTCAAGGAGCACGAGCGTGTCCTCGCCCTGCTCATGGACGCGGGGCTCGGCCTTGAGCGCTCCGCGGCGGTCTTCCGTGCCTTCACCGGCTGGGCGCTCGGTTATGTCTCCGTGGAGCTGCGGGCCATGGTGGACAACCCCGAGGAGGTGGACCCCGCCTTCCGTCTGGGACTGCACCGGATGCCGCCCCAGGAACTGCCCCGGCTCCGCGAGATCGCCGCGACCCTCGCCGAGCGCGGCGGCCCGGAGGGTCTGGACGCCGGTCTGGACGCCCTGCTCGACCGCTTCGCACCCGAGTCCGCGCAGGACTGAGCGGCGACGACGCACGGCGGCCCCGTGGCCCGCCACCGCTCGTGCTGAAGATGCACCGGCCCTTCCCCCGTGCCTACGATCAACAATGCCCCGGAACCCGGCGAACGGTCCTGTGCCGTCCGATGCGACGGCCCCGTGCCGTCCGACGTAGGGAGGCGGTTCGGCTTGCTGCGGGCACTTCGCCTCGGAGGCGGCTTGCTGCGGCCACGGCGCCTCGGTGTGTACACCCTCCTGGTCGCGGCCACCACCATCGTGTACATGGCCGTCTCCTTCACCCGGACCCCGCTGTGGGCCGTCATCGGACTCGGCGGCGTCGCGGCCATGCTCACGGGGATCGTCGTCAACCGCCCGGCGCACCGCTGGCCGTGGCTGCTGCTGGCCGCGGGGCTGCTGGCGTTCTCCGCGGGCGACACGTCGTACAACGTGATGGAGTCGTACTTCCACTTCAACAACCCGTTCCCCTCCCCCGCGGACGCCTGCTACCTCGCCGTGTATCCGCTGTTCGCCGGCGGTCTCTACGGACTCGTCCGCTACCGCTGGCCCGGCC
Proteins encoded:
- a CDS encoding glycoside hydrolase family 15 protein, coding for MNAPIEDYALISDLETAAMVGRDGSIDWLCLPRFDSPAALAAMLGTPDNGFWRIAPVSRAERPHCASRAYRQDTLVLESRWETDTGAVRVIDFMPPRSQLPCVVRVVEGLWGSVPMRSELRLRFHQGRVVPWIQAGEVCTVAVAGPDAVWLNAEGLEAEPGADGSTVHEFTVRAGRRTTLTFVWAPSYRTEPPAPLSVPAETVLKETGDFWRRWAAQCRYQGPWREAVVRSLITLKALTYAPTGGIVAAPTTSLPGLIGGERNWDQRYCWLRDSALTLSCLLRGGYREEATAWLGWLVRAIAGEPADLQTVYGVAGQRLLPETEAPWLPGYEDSRPVRFGNSAVSQFQLDVYGEVLDALLLSLRAGIPVPGHLWRLVEGMMSHLGRHWREPDQGLWQVRGPARQFVHSKVMTWVAADRALRMGELLGRNGSSDAWRALRDEVHRQVCREGWDAGRGAFVQSYGSTDLDASALLIPRLGFLPAGDERVRGTVRAMRDLSHGGFVRRYVPNGHGVHGVDGMPGGEGAFVACSLWYADALATTGHREEATEVFERVLGIRNDLGLLSEQWDPDAGRQLGNAPQASSHIALVETAFLLAEPAAAG
- the galE gene encoding UDP-glucose 4-epimerase GalE, whose protein sequence is MSAPSTILVTGGAGFIGSHACVELLDHGYELIVVDDYSNSSPQVFARVERIAGRFLGTIYELDIRDRRALSAVFDRHSVDAVVHFAAHKAVGTSTRMPIDYYDTNVGGTTALLNTMHEHDVHQLVFSSSCSVYGDAGHGPLDESTPTRPTNPYAASKLICEQILADVCRRRPEYTVLCLRYFNPAGAHPSGLLGEDPSGSPDNLLPNLAQVAVGRRERLRVFGDDYPTADGTAIRDYLHVMDTVEAHRVALDHLADGTGMHVYNLGIGKGSSVLDVVSAFSAACGSPVPYSMVPRRPGDVAELVADASAVARAWGWHPSRDLADMCRDAWRFQELNPYGYAGSARRPSDKD
- a CDS encoding TetR family transcriptional regulator; its protein translation is MARERARDKDGEDDAPARRASDRGHYGRLSRERVLAAALDLVDEEGLSALSMRRLGARLGVEAMALYRYADGKDALLDGLVEALYLELVERLSAGSPPEGAASPDPAAWRAELHRIARAMYEVCLAHPRAVPLLSTRMLAVPLARRPLAVLKEHERVLALLMDAGLGLERSAAVFRAFTGWALGYVSVELRAMVDNPEEVDPAFRLGLHRMPPQELPRLREIAATLAERGGPEGLDAGLDALLDRFAPESAQD
- a CDS encoding MBL fold metallo-hydrolase — its product is MREEAIVEAAAGVHLVHGSNTNWVVLSEGDSVTLIDTGYPGDREQLLASLKTLGHAPEAVTAVLVTHAHSDHLGSAEFLNHTYGTPVQLHEAEVPHARREFLHQVSIGQVMRQAWRPGVLPWAVHAIRSGGTADVTMTKPEAFPHAGPLDLPGRPVPVHTPGHTPGHCVYHLPEAGVLISGDALVSGHPTSRIRGPQLLPKMFDTERAGALASLERIEALDADVLLPGHGPLHRAPVGEAARRARELAG